One window of Nocardioides dongkuii genomic DNA carries:
- a CDS encoding mismatch-specific DNA-glycosylase — MPADAPRRSFTRAELESFRDAEVPDLLPGPDDPPLRLLFVGINPGLWTAATSTHFAHPGNRFYPALLRAGILERPIDPAAGMTDADRDYLRSRGIGITNVVPRATAKASEISPAEFREGGERLVATVRRARPAVVAVAGVTAYRSAFGLPKAVLGPQPEPFAGAELWVVPNPSGLNAHETVASLAAAYAGPARAAGVIG, encoded by the coding sequence GTGCCCGCCGACGCACCCCGCCGCAGCTTCACCCGCGCCGAGCTCGAGTCCTTCCGCGACGCCGAGGTGCCCGACCTGCTGCCCGGTCCGGACGACCCGCCGCTGCGGCTGCTCTTCGTGGGCATCAACCCGGGACTGTGGACGGCCGCGACCTCGACCCACTTCGCGCACCCGGGGAACCGCTTCTACCCCGCACTGCTGCGCGCCGGGATCCTGGAGCGGCCGATCGACCCGGCGGCGGGGATGACCGACGCGGACCGCGACTACCTGCGCTCGCGCGGGATCGGCATCACCAACGTCGTCCCGCGCGCGACCGCGAAGGCCTCCGAGATCAGCCCGGCCGAGTTCCGCGAGGGCGGCGAGCGCCTCGTCGCGACGGTACGCCGCGCGCGCCCGGCCGTCGTCGCGGTGGCCGGCGTGACGGCGTACCGCTCCGCCTTCGGCCTGCCGAAGGCCGTCCTCGGACCCCAGCCGGAGCCGTTCGCCGGCGCCGAGCTGTGGGTCGTCCCCAACCCGAGCGGGTTGAACGCCCACGAGACGGTCGCGTCGCTCGCCGCGGCGTACGCCGGTCCCGCCCGGGCTGCGGGCGTCATCGGCTGA
- a CDS encoding phosphodiester glycosidase family protein — translation MTRRRLALTSGLLVCALAGSGTAVAQAPDSPGAGPRHSSDGVRGPIAPDVPAHLRGRSNRSAPSSFEVAPGVTYSSWTQTDARGPVRGHLLTVEYDRRGVRLDYAGPGKVSKTAPVSSMVSDRAVAAVNADFFDIGDTGAPLGLGKDRSRGFLHAPREGWNSAFYVGPGGRPQIGTLPVVARVKQHPRWQLTNVNSPSVPPDGIGVYTPRWGRTSGAAVTDGQTRKVRQVLVRGNRVVDVRRKLSSGERIRGTLLIGRDRGASRLASLRVGDRLAVRWRIPARPRMAITGNRFLVQDGLMSVVDDREMHPRTAVGISRDTREILLLVIDGRQADSRGYTMVELARLMIDLGADEALNLDGGGSSTMVARRPDGKRRVMNTPSDGAPRHVANALEVIAR, via the coding sequence ATGACCCGCCGACGCCTCGCCCTGACCTCGGGCCTGCTGGTCTGCGCGCTCGCCGGCTCCGGCACCGCGGTCGCGCAGGCCCCGGACTCCCCCGGCGCCGGCCCCCGGCACTCCTCCGACGGCGTCCGCGGCCCGATCGCGCCCGACGTCCCGGCGCACCTCCGCGGCCGCTCGAACCGCAGCGCGCCGTCGAGCTTCGAGGTCGCGCCCGGCGTCACGTACTCCTCCTGGACCCAGACCGACGCCCGCGGCCCGGTCCGGGGCCACCTGCTGACGGTGGAGTACGACCGCCGCGGGGTCCGGCTCGACTACGCCGGCCCGGGCAAGGTCTCGAAGACCGCGCCCGTCTCGTCGATGGTCAGCGACCGCGCGGTGGCCGCGGTCAACGCCGACTTCTTCGACATCGGCGACACCGGCGCCCCGCTCGGGCTGGGCAAGGATCGCAGCCGCGGGTTCCTGCACGCGCCGCGCGAGGGCTGGAACAGCGCCTTCTACGTCGGCCCCGGGGGCCGTCCCCAGATCGGCACGCTGCCGGTGGTCGCGCGGGTCAAGCAGCACCCGCGCTGGCAGCTCACCAACGTGAACTCGCCGAGCGTCCCGCCCGACGGCATCGGCGTCTACACCCCCCGCTGGGGGCGTACGTCGGGCGCCGCGGTCACCGACGGTCAGACGAGGAAGGTCCGCCAGGTCCTCGTGCGAGGCAACCGGGTCGTCGACGTACGCCGGAAGCTGTCCAGCGGCGAGCGGATCCGGGGCACCCTCCTGATCGGCCGCGACCGGGGCGCCAGCCGGCTCGCGTCGCTGCGCGTGGGCGACCGGCTCGCCGTCCGGTGGCGAATCCCCGCGCGGCCCCGGATGGCGATCACGGGCAACCGGTTCCTCGTGCAGGACGGCCTGATGAGCGTCGTCGACGACCGCGAGATGCACCCGCGCACGGCGGTCGGCATCAGCCGCGACACCCGGGAGATCCTGCTCCTCGTCATCGACGGCCGGCAGGCCGACAGCCGCGGCTACACCATGGTCGAGCTGGCCCGGCTGATGATCGACCTCGGCGCCGACGAGGCGCTGAACCTCGACGGCGGCGGCTCCTCGACGATGGTCGCCCGCCGGCCCGACGGGAAGCGGCGGGTGATGAACACGCCGTCCGACGGCGCGCCGCGCCACGTCGCCAACGCGCTCGAGGTCATCGCGCGGTAG